In the genome of Pelodiscus sinensis isolate JC-2024 chromosome 3, ASM4963464v1, whole genome shotgun sequence, one region contains:
- the CDC42EP3 gene encoding cdc42 effector protein 3 encodes MPAKTPIYLKAANNKKGKKFKLRDILSPDMISPPLGDFRHTIHIGKEGQHDVFGDISFLQGNYELLPGNEGTPRVGQLGHNEFLRANSTSDSMFTETPSPVLKNAISLPAIGGSQALVLPLLSPVTFNSKRDSFGPSKNPRLSCEPVIEENLQEKSEQLENGEMYKDDILWEPNGSASYYTNSRNSHSSSFSEQCTDWQTVDLLDDSPLSCELTKAEIKSEESLSDLAGSLLSLQLDLGPSLLDEVLNVMDKNKS; translated from the coding sequence ATGCCAGCTAAGACACCCATCTACCTGAAAGCTGCCAATaataagaaagggaagaaattcAAATTAAGGGATATTTTGTCTCCTGATATGATCAGTCCACCACTTGGAGACTTTCGTCACACCATACACATTGGGAAAGAGGGACAACATGATGTGTTTGGGGACATCTCATTTTTGCAAGGAAACTATGAGCTGTTACCTGGGAATGAAGGAACACCAAGAGTTGGTCAATTAGGACATAATGAATTTTTAAGGGCAAACAGCACCTCTGACTCCATGTTTACAGAAACTCCTTCACCAGTGCTCAAAAATGCTATCTCCCTTCCTGCCATTGGGGGTTCTCAAGCCCTTGTGTTGCCCTTACTGTCACCAGTGACATTTAATTCAAAGCGGGACTCCTTTGGGCCATCAAAGAATCCAAGGCTTAGTTGTGAGCCAGTGATTGAAGAGAATTTGCAGGAGAAAAGCGAACAGCTGGAGAATGGGGAAATGTACAAAGATGACATCCTATGGGAGCCAAATGGTTCTGCATCGTATTATACTAATAGCAGAAATAGTCATTCATCCAGTTTTTCTGAACAATGCACAGATTGGCAAACAGTTGACCTACTTGATGACAGTCCTCTTTCATGTGAACTAACCAAGGCAGAGATTAAGTCAGAAGAATCCCTTTCAGATCTTGCAGGTTCCCTTCTTTCATTGCAGCTTGATCTGGGACCCTCACTTCTAGATGAGGTCCTCAATGTAATGGACAAAAACAAATCCTAG